Proteins co-encoded in one Stutzerimonas stutzeri genomic window:
- a CDS encoding HlyD family secretion protein translates to MPAKLQRRLFIFVALLLLVAGAFFAHWFFIGRFYEHTDNAYVQGEITRISSQLAARIERVHVQDNQHVQPGDLLVTLEPGDFRLALDQARANLAIREAELAQAVSRLEQQTSLIAASQASVSAAQANLERSQVDLSRVEALRKPGFVSEERVTTLSADARVARSQRQKAEADLAAQRQQVDTLQADVKRLQAQIDGARAEIERAELNVSRTEIRSPISGIVGQRSARNGQYVSVGAYLMSIVPDEDIWVQANFKETQIGHMQVGQSAELTFDTFPDTPIEGRVESLSPASGAQFSLLPPDNATGNFTKVVQRIPVKLTFASDNPLKGRIRPGMSVDVKIDLRGR, encoded by the coding sequence ATGCCTGCCAAGCTGCAACGCCGACTCTTCATCTTCGTCGCCCTGCTACTGCTGGTGGCAGGTGCCTTTTTCGCACACTGGTTTTTCATCGGCCGCTTCTACGAGCACACCGACAACGCCTACGTGCAAGGCGAGATCACCCGCATTTCCAGCCAACTCGCGGCGCGTATAGAACGTGTTCATGTGCAGGACAACCAGCATGTGCAGCCTGGTGATCTGCTGGTGACCCTCGAGCCCGGGGATTTCCGCCTGGCGTTGGACCAGGCCCGCGCCAACCTGGCGATCCGCGAAGCCGAGCTCGCCCAGGCCGTGAGCCGCCTCGAACAACAGACCAGCCTGATTGCCGCCAGCCAGGCGTCGGTCAGCGCAGCCCAGGCGAACCTCGAGCGCAGCCAGGTCGACCTGTCGCGCGTCGAAGCGCTGCGCAAGCCCGGCTTCGTCTCGGAAGAACGGGTCACCACCCTGTCGGCCGATGCGCGGGTCGCCCGCTCGCAGCGGCAGAAGGCTGAAGCGGACCTGGCCGCCCAGCGCCAGCAGGTCGACACCCTGCAAGCCGATGTCAAACGCCTGCAGGCACAGATCGATGGCGCACGTGCGGAAATCGAGCGAGCCGAACTGAACGTGAGTCGCACCGAAATCCGTTCGCCCATCAGCGGTATCGTCGGCCAACGCTCGGCCCGCAACGGCCAGTACGTTTCGGTCGGTGCCTATCTGATGTCGATCGTTCCCGACGAAGACATCTGGGTACAGGCCAACTTCAAGGAAACCCAGATCGGCCACATGCAGGTCGGCCAGAGCGCCGAACTGACCTTCGACACCTTCCCCGATACACCCATCGAAGGTCGAGTCGAGAGCCTCTCCCCGGCCTCGGGTGCGCAGTTCAGCCTGCTGCCCCCAGACAACGCCACGGGTAACTTCACCAAGGTGGTTCAACGCATCCCGGTCAAGCTGACCTTCGCCAGCGACAATCCACTCAAGGGGCGTATCCGTCCTGGCATGTCGGTGGACGTGAAGATCGATCTCCGTGGCCGCTGA
- a CDS encoding LysR family transcriptional regulator: MGLDDALIFTRVVECHSFTQAAASLGMQKSTVSRRIVQLEERLGVRLINRTTRRLRLTEVGQAYYERCRQIMLDFAEAEQVVMQLQQAPAGLLRICAPIEFGQWILGRVLGDFMRLYPDINAEVELASRYVDPVEEGVDIVIAVGQPNDSTLIARKLFETRRRLCASPAYLAQHGAPATVADLAAHRAISLSRDPVRYWPLVEQNVVCRRVLGCNNITFAREAALAGAGIAVLPTMITDQEVRDGDLVELLPHVELPVGEVYAVYPSRRFQAMKVKAFLDFLMQSLPVTDGRLVEPVEARLLTSRLYTR, encoded by the coding sequence ATGGGCCTCGACGACGCCTTGATATTCACCCGAGTGGTGGAGTGCCACAGCTTCACCCAAGCGGCGGCCAGCCTGGGTATGCAGAAATCCACCGTGAGCCGCCGGATCGTCCAGCTCGAAGAGCGGCTCGGCGTGCGCTTGATCAACCGCACCACGCGGCGTTTGCGTCTGACGGAGGTCGGTCAGGCCTACTACGAGCGCTGCCGGCAGATCATGCTCGATTTCGCCGAAGCCGAGCAGGTGGTGATGCAGCTGCAGCAGGCGCCGGCCGGCCTGCTGCGGATCTGCGCGCCGATCGAGTTCGGCCAGTGGATCCTGGGTCGGGTACTGGGCGATTTCATGCGGCTGTATCCGGACATCAACGCCGAGGTCGAGCTGGCGTCGCGATACGTCGATCCGGTGGAGGAGGGCGTCGACATCGTCATCGCGGTGGGTCAGCCGAACGATTCCACCTTGATCGCCCGCAAGCTCTTCGAAACCCGGCGGCGACTCTGTGCCAGCCCGGCTTACCTGGCGCAACACGGTGCTCCGGCGACGGTTGCCGACCTGGCCGCGCACCGTGCGATCAGCCTGTCGCGTGATCCGGTGCGCTACTGGCCGCTCGTCGAGCAGAACGTGGTGTGTCGCCGCGTGCTGGGTTGCAACAACATCACCTTCGCCCGTGAAGCAGCGCTGGCCGGGGCCGGGATTGCCGTGCTGCCAACCATGATCACTGACCAGGAGGTGCGCGACGGCGACCTGGTCGAGCTCTTGCCTCACGTCGAGTTGCCGGTCGGGGAAGTCTATGCGGTTTATCCATCGCGGCGTTTCCAGGCGATGAAGGTCAAAGCCTTTCTCGACTTCCTGATGCAATCGTTGCCAGTCACGGATGGTCGCCTGGTGGAGCCAGTAGAGGCACGCCTGCTAACATCGCGCCTTTACACGCGCTGA
- the gltX gene encoding glutamate--tRNA ligase produces MTTVRTRIAPSPTGDPHVGTAYIALFNLCFARQHGGQFILRIEDTDQLRSTRESEQQIYDALRWLGIEWDEGPDVGGPHGPYRQSERGEIYKKYSDELVAKGHAFPCFCSAERLDQVRAEQMANKETPRYDGHCMHIAADEAQQRIAAGESHVVRMKVPSEGVCQVNDMLRGTVEIGWDRMDMQVLMKADGLPTYFLANVVDDHLMGITHVLRGEEWLPSAPKLIKLYEYFGWEQPQLCYMPLLRNPDKSKLSKRKNPTSVTFYERMGFMPEAMLNYLGRMGWSMPDEREKFTLAEMIEHFDINRVSLGGPIFDIEKLSWLNGQWLRELSVEQFAAAVQKWAFNPDYMMQIAPHVQQRVETFSQIAPLAGFFFSGALNLDPALFEHKKLDATQVRQVLQLTLWKLEALRQWDKERITDCINAVAAHLELKLRDVMPLMFASITGQASSVSVLDAMEIIGPDLTRFRLRQALELLGGASKKEVKEWEKLFAAMS; encoded by the coding sequence ATGACCACCGTTCGCACCCGCATCGCACCATCTCCTACCGGTGACCCGCACGTCGGCACCGCCTACATCGCGTTGTTCAATCTCTGCTTCGCTCGTCAGCACGGTGGCCAGTTCATCCTGCGTATCGAGGACACCGACCAGCTGCGCTCCACGCGCGAATCGGAACAACAGATTTACGATGCATTGCGCTGGCTGGGGATCGAGTGGGACGAGGGCCCGGATGTCGGCGGGCCGCATGGGCCTTACCGGCAGAGCGAGCGCGGCGAAATCTACAAGAAGTACTCCGATGAGCTGGTTGCCAAGGGGCACGCCTTCCCGTGCTTCTGTAGCGCCGAGCGTCTGGATCAGGTGCGCGCCGAGCAGATGGCCAACAAGGAAACGCCGCGCTACGACGGCCATTGCATGCACATCGCGGCCGACGAGGCACAGCAGCGCATTGCGGCGGGCGAGTCGCACGTGGTTCGGATGAAGGTGCCGAGCGAAGGCGTCTGCCAGGTCAACGACATGCTGCGCGGTACGGTCGAGATCGGCTGGGATCGCATGGACATGCAGGTGTTGATGAAAGCCGACGGTCTGCCCACCTATTTCCTGGCGAACGTCGTAGATGACCATCTGATGGGCATCACTCACGTCCTGCGCGGCGAGGAGTGGCTGCCATCGGCGCCGAAGCTGATCAAGCTCTACGAGTACTTCGGTTGGGAGCAGCCGCAGTTGTGCTACATGCCGCTGCTGCGCAATCCGGACAAGAGCAAGCTATCGAAGCGCAAGAACCCGACCTCGGTCACCTTTTATGAGCGCATGGGCTTCATGCCCGAGGCGATGCTCAACTATTTGGGCCGCATGGGCTGGTCCATGCCCGATGAGCGCGAGAAATTCACCCTGGCCGAGATGATCGAGCACTTCGACATCAACCGGGTTTCACTGGGTGGTCCGATCTTCGATATCGAAAAACTGTCCTGGCTCAACGGCCAGTGGCTGCGCGAGCTGTCGGTCGAGCAATTTGCCGCCGCCGTGCAGAAGTGGGCGTTCAACCCCGACTACATGATGCAGATCGCGCCGCATGTGCAGCAGCGCGTGGAGACCTTCAGTCAGATCGCACCATTGGCCGGTTTCTTCTTCTCCGGAGCGTTGAACCTCGATCCCGCATTGTTCGAGCACAAGAAGCTCGACGCCACCCAGGTTCGCCAAGTACTGCAACTGACCCTGTGGAAGCTCGAAGCGCTGCGCCAGTGGGACAAGGAGCGCATTACCGACTGCATTAATGCGGTCGCTGCGCATCTCGAACTGAAATTGCGTGATGTCATGCCGTTGATGTTCGCCTCGATCACGGGCCAGGCGAGCTCGGTCTCGGTGCTCGATGCCATGGAAATCATCGGCCCGGACCTGACGCGCTTCCGTCTGCGTCAGGCGCTGGAATTGCTGGGCGGGGCATCGAAGAAAGAAGTGAAGGAGTGGGAAAAGCTTTTCGCGGCCATGTCCTGA